A portion of the Ricinus communis isolate WT05 ecotype wild-type chromosome 10, ASM1957865v1, whole genome shotgun sequence genome contains these proteins:
- the LOC8285509 gene encoding protein DMP10, giving the protein MANQALIPLNQHQPPLPPPSPPLIPQPALLPSAPMGRGKTLASTAANLANLLPTGTVLAFEALVPSFSNDGECFAANRYLTLGVIICCSLVCFLSSFTDSFVGHDGKIYYGIATFKGLYVFNDCDCSDGCGEEEIKGNKKTNYRITLIDFIHAFSSLIVFLVFAISSSNVQECFFSKAGPNEKQIIMNLPLGIGLFSSFLFTIFPTRRRGIGYGDMTPAHDQKVHNPSNSKA; this is encoded by the coding sequence ATGGCTAATCAGGCTTTGATACCACTTAACCAACACCAGCCGCCGCTGCCGCCTCCATCACCGCCATTAATACCACAACCAGCGCTACTACCATCAGCACCAATGGGTCGTGGGAAAACCTTAGCATCTACTGCAGCCAACTTAGCAAACCTTTTGCCAACAGGAACCGTACTTGCATTCGAAGCCCTTGTGCCTTCTTTCTCAAATGATGGCGAGTGTTTTGCAGCCAATAGGTACCTCACCTTAGGCGTGATTATTTGTTGTTCGCTAGTTTGTTTCCTCTCCTCCTTCACTGATAGCTTCGTCGGTCATGATGGCAAGATTTACTATGGTATTGCCACCTTCAAGGGCCTATATGTGTTTAATGACTGTGACTGTAGCGATGGATGTGGGGAGGAAGAAATAAAAGGCAACAAGAAGACTAATTACAGAATCACTTTGATAGACTTTATTCATGCCTTCTCGTCGCTAATTGTGTTCTTGGTTTTTGCTATTAGTAGCTCTAATGTGCAAGAatgtttcttttctaaagCAGGACCTAATGAGAAACAAATTATCATGAATTTGCCATTGGGAATTGGTTTGTTCAGCAGTTTTCTGTTCACAATATTTCCTACTAGACGCAGAGGAATTGGATACGGAGACATGACACCAGCCCATGACCAAAAGGTCCACAACCCCTCCAACTCGAAAGCTTAA